A portion of the Bactrocera neohumeralis isolate Rockhampton chromosome 2, APGP_CSIRO_Bneo_wtdbg2-racon-allhic-juicebox.fasta_v2, whole genome shotgun sequence genome contains these proteins:
- the LOC126760107 gene encoding M-phase inducer phosphatase isoform X1, translating into MMWDTIAEETNGEMAMEFASCQMPHDSNTVAAAASSNGATRQRQPRNILSSPINDMVVDHQLSFYGDEENVEEPNQSSNVFDLPQQMGLLSPEGSPCRFQILQQPSVPKYNQEANGQNGGRQRQSFVNRLQKLQHNIAANGSTRTPTPPKSLRIFHSLSSGSMGSSSMEEDYMDLFEMESLGNSMMPSNNMPKIPSDLDSLFVGQIKNILSPAHRTVEQPQLFEPLRTPEMRRPPVRRCLSMTDNCLPKTPETLLKQVQEIATSPYGVKLLTTERNQNAISGCFKRPDPPSKTNSPVLIKRYRIEAEKENLDDSLTMSLPALPAPQPKLSHPPPLRKSMSMNDAEIMSALARSENKDEPDLIGDFSKPYVLPLMDGRHRDLKSISCDTMARLVRGEFSNVVANYRIIDCRYPYEFEGGHIRGAQNLYTHEQILEEFLTQQKTEMEQRKATNDHRRNIIIFHCEFSSERGPKLSRFLRSTDRERNTNCYPSLDYPEIYLLHNGYKEFYEHHSELCDPTDYRPMLEPAYNSAYRHFRSKTKSWNGDSGLGGATGRLKKSRSRLML; encoded by the exons ATGATGTGGGACACAATTGCCGAAGAAACCAACGGAGAAATGGCTATGGAATTTGCAAG CTGTCAAATGCCACACGACTCGAATACAGTCGCAGCCGCTGCCAGCAGTAATGGAGCTACACGTCAACGCCAGCCCCGGAATATTTTGAGCAGCCCGATTAATGATATGGTAGTCGACCATCAACTGTCATTTTATGGCGATGAGGAAAATGTTGAAGAACCAAATCAGAGTTCGAACGTTTTCGATTTGCCACAACAGATGGGTTTGCTGTCACCTGAAGGATCGCCTTGTCGTTTCCAAATATTACAACAACCAAGCGTACCGAAATATAATCAAGAAGCTAACGGTCAGAATGGTGGTCGTCAACGCCAGTCATTCGTAAATCGCCTACAGAAGCTACAACATAACATTGCCGCCAATGGTAGTACTCGCACACCGACACCACCGAAAAGTTTGCGCATTTTCCACAGTTTGTCATCTGGTTCGATGGGGTCTTCGTCCATGGAAGAAGATTACATGGATCTCTTTGAAATGGAATCACTTGGTAATTCAATGATGCCATCAAATAACATGCCAAAAATTCCCAGCGATCTAGATTCGTTGTTTGTCGGACAAATCAAGAATATATTATCACCTGCCCACCGTACCGTCGAACAGCCACAGTTGTTCGAACCATTGAGAACACCTGAGATGCGCCGTCCACCAGTGCGGCGTTGCCTAAGCATGACTGACAATTGTCTACCCAAGACGCCAGAGACGCTGCTTAAACAAGTGCAAGAAATTGCTACCAGTCCTTATGGCGTTAAGCTGCTAACAACGGAACGCAACCAGAATGCCATTAGCGGTTGTTTCAAACGTCCCGATCCACCATCGAAGACCAACTCGCCGGTACTTATTAAGCGTTACCGCATTGAAGCCGAAAAGGAGAATCTCGACGACTCTCTAACAATGTCACTACCAGCACTGCCAGCGCCTCAACCCAAACTCAGCCATCCACCACCATTGCGCAAGAGCATGTCGATGAATGATGCCGAAATCATGTCGGCGCTTGCACGTTCGGAGAACAAGGACGAACCAGATCTCATCGGTGATTTCAGCAAACCCTATGTACTACCACTAATGGATGGTCGACATCGCGATTTGAAATCAATCTCCTGTGACACAATGGCACGCTTGGTGCGCGGCGAATTCAGCAATGTTGTGGCCAACTATCGCATCATCGATTGTCGCTATCCATACGAATTCGAAGGTGGCCACATACGCGGCGCTCAAAATCTGTACACGCACGAGCAGATACTCGAGGAGTTCCTCACGCAACAAAAGACTGAAATGGAACAGCGTAAAGCAACCAATGATCATCGTCGCAATATCATTATTTTCCATTGTGAATTCTCATCAGAGCGTGGCCCGAAATTGTCGCGCTTCTTGCGCAGCACCGATCGTGAACGCAATACCAATTGCTATCCGTCACTCGACTACCCCGAGATCTATCTGCTACACAATGGCTACAAAGAATTCTACGAACATCATTCGGAGCTGTGTGATCCGACTGATTACCGCCCCATGTTGGAGCCAGCGTACAACAGCGCGTATCGTCATTTCCGCTCCAAGACAAAGTCCTGGAACGGCGACAGCGGTTTGGGCGGTGCTACAGGACGCCTAAAGAAATCGCGCTCACGGCTAATGTTGTAA
- the LOC126760107 gene encoding M-phase inducer phosphatase isoform X2 has translation MPHDSNTVAAAASSNGATRQRQPRNILSSPINDMVVDHQLSFYGDEENVEEPNQSSNVFDLPQQMGLLSPEGSPCRFQILQQPSVPKYNQEANGQNGGRQRQSFVNRLQKLQHNIAANGSTRTPTPPKSLRIFHSLSSGSMGSSSMEEDYMDLFEMESLGNSMMPSNNMPKIPSDLDSLFVGQIKNILSPAHRTVEQPQLFEPLRTPEMRRPPVRRCLSMTDNCLPKTPETLLKQVQEIATSPYGVKLLTTERNQNAISGCFKRPDPPSKTNSPVLIKRYRIEAEKENLDDSLTMSLPALPAPQPKLSHPPPLRKSMSMNDAEIMSALARSENKDEPDLIGDFSKPYVLPLMDGRHRDLKSISCDTMARLVRGEFSNVVANYRIIDCRYPYEFEGGHIRGAQNLYTHEQILEEFLTQQKTEMEQRKATNDHRRNIIIFHCEFSSERGPKLSRFLRSTDRERNTNCYPSLDYPEIYLLHNGYKEFYEHHSELCDPTDYRPMLEPAYNSAYRHFRSKTKSWNGDSGLGGATGRLKKSRSRLML, from the coding sequence ATGCCACACGACTCGAATACAGTCGCAGCCGCTGCCAGCAGTAATGGAGCTACACGTCAACGCCAGCCCCGGAATATTTTGAGCAGCCCGATTAATGATATGGTAGTCGACCATCAACTGTCATTTTATGGCGATGAGGAAAATGTTGAAGAACCAAATCAGAGTTCGAACGTTTTCGATTTGCCACAACAGATGGGTTTGCTGTCACCTGAAGGATCGCCTTGTCGTTTCCAAATATTACAACAACCAAGCGTACCGAAATATAATCAAGAAGCTAACGGTCAGAATGGTGGTCGTCAACGCCAGTCATTCGTAAATCGCCTACAGAAGCTACAACATAACATTGCCGCCAATGGTAGTACTCGCACACCGACACCACCGAAAAGTTTGCGCATTTTCCACAGTTTGTCATCTGGTTCGATGGGGTCTTCGTCCATGGAAGAAGATTACATGGATCTCTTTGAAATGGAATCACTTGGTAATTCAATGATGCCATCAAATAACATGCCAAAAATTCCCAGCGATCTAGATTCGTTGTTTGTCGGACAAATCAAGAATATATTATCACCTGCCCACCGTACCGTCGAACAGCCACAGTTGTTCGAACCATTGAGAACACCTGAGATGCGCCGTCCACCAGTGCGGCGTTGCCTAAGCATGACTGACAATTGTCTACCCAAGACGCCAGAGACGCTGCTTAAACAAGTGCAAGAAATTGCTACCAGTCCTTATGGCGTTAAGCTGCTAACAACGGAACGCAACCAGAATGCCATTAGCGGTTGTTTCAAACGTCCCGATCCACCATCGAAGACCAACTCGCCGGTACTTATTAAGCGTTACCGCATTGAAGCCGAAAAGGAGAATCTCGACGACTCTCTAACAATGTCACTACCAGCACTGCCAGCGCCTCAACCCAAACTCAGCCATCCACCACCATTGCGCAAGAGCATGTCGATGAATGATGCCGAAATCATGTCGGCGCTTGCACGTTCGGAGAACAAGGACGAACCAGATCTCATCGGTGATTTCAGCAAACCCTATGTACTACCACTAATGGATGGTCGACATCGCGATTTGAAATCAATCTCCTGTGACACAATGGCACGCTTGGTGCGCGGCGAATTCAGCAATGTTGTGGCCAACTATCGCATCATCGATTGTCGCTATCCATACGAATTCGAAGGTGGCCACATACGCGGCGCTCAAAATCTGTACACGCACGAGCAGATACTCGAGGAGTTCCTCACGCAACAAAAGACTGAAATGGAACAGCGTAAAGCAACCAATGATCATCGTCGCAATATCATTATTTTCCATTGTGAATTCTCATCAGAGCGTGGCCCGAAATTGTCGCGCTTCTTGCGCAGCACCGATCGTGAACGCAATACCAATTGCTATCCGTCACTCGACTACCCCGAGATCTATCTGCTACACAATGGCTACAAAGAATTCTACGAACATCATTCGGAGCTGTGTGATCCGACTGATTACCGCCCCATGTTGGAGCCAGCGTACAACAGCGCGTATCGTCATTTCCGCTCCAAGACAAAGTCCTGGAACGGCGACAGCGGTTTGGGCGGTGCTACAGGACGCCTAAAGAAATCGCGCTCACGGCTAATGTTGTAA